The following coding sequences are from one Oncorhynchus nerka isolate Pitt River linkage group LG6, Oner_Uvic_2.0, whole genome shotgun sequence window:
- the LOC115130122 gene encoding brother of CDO: MSGTLDWTPWMRKRRARVLCALSAVLLCCLQGGATVNGATEEVPVFTEEPLSVVQKLGGSVILRCSTQPPSANISWRLNGRELVAGAVGELGVVLEPGTLLIPALTNLTLGRYQCVASTNAGALASVPANVTAAKLRDFEQDDQQDIEVDEGNTAVIVCHLPESQPKAQVRYSVKQEWLETSKGNYLIMPSGNLQIANATLDDEGPYKCAAYNPVTQEVKTSTSTDRLRIRRSTSEAAHIIYPPVSRSIMVTKGQRLVLECVASGIPTPQVTWAKDGQDLRFHNNTRFLLSNLLIDSAGEGDSGTYACHADNGIGSESAATVLYDVLVFEPPQVTVELQQQEVMWGENARFSCQARGKPTPSVVWLHNARPLATSPRHRLSARVLRVINVGPQDDGLYQCMAENGVGSSQAAARLVTLPTSNPSRSGKLTSSLCLLSPDKVLREQVPVKPGATGSVLTLDCSELTGQISVAEAPVILSQPRTVKADFYDLTWKPRHDGGSAVVEYIVKYRKIEDPPGEWTSSCISGSLHKLTLAKLQPASLYEVEMSAKNCAGLGQPAMMTFRTGKGRRGPGGQNEPPKTPAVPSPRLSPPEAPDKPTISMATETSAYVTWIPRGNRGFPIQSFRVEFKKLKGKGGGEWEVAVTNIPPQRLSVEITGLEKGMSYKFRVLAVNVIGASPPSVPSKAYTVLGGGRPNERPVDGPYITYNEAINETTIILKWTYTAVNNTPVYGFYIFYRPTDSDNDSDYKKDVVEGDRYWHSISDLQPETAYDIKMQSFNEGGESEFGNVVILETKARLNQRPSPSETSSQRPEHSGGPVPRPSDLPYLIVGVVLGALVFIIVAFIPFCLWRAWAKEKEMSDLCFPTVASPVSSCQYTMVPLQGLALVGHCPLDPHLPPTHAVYPPIGLYTSNGKHHRPTHCLSGLHQEDVQYDMECGTLLAQTMSNGHVPVYHYSNSEPEHHGDGEEDHCFLPEDSTLQLLNTSEQPISSQDLTGNARFYNGDIIKENAINQDPPCSPSPLSLEEENSKATTSAATTPESQDALLLQEVNTLQRETPLVEQGTSD, from the exons ATGTCTGGAACATTAGACTGGACTCCGTGGATGAGAAAGCGACGGGCACGAGTGCTGTGTGCTCTGAGTGCAGTGCTGCTGTGCTGCCTACAGGGCGGCGCCACCGTCAATGGTGCCACTG AGGAAGTACCCGTGTTCACAGAGGAGCCTCTGTCGGTGGTCCAGAAGCTAGGGGGAAGTGTGATTCTGAGGTGCAGCACCCAACCCCCCTCAGCCAACATCAGCTGGCGGCTAAATGGACGCGAGCTGGTTGCCGGGGCTGTTGGGGAACTGGGGGTGGTACTGGAGCCTGGCACTCTGCTCATCCCCGCCCTCACTAACCTCACCCTGGGCAGGTACCAGTGTGTGGCCAGCACCAACGCAGGGGCCCTGGCCAGTGTGCCCGCCAATGTCACCGCTGCCA AGTTGCGTGACTTTGAACAAGACGACCAGCAGGACATTGAGGTGGATGAGGGGAACACAGCTGTGATCGTATGTCACCTCCCTGAGAGCCAGCCCAAGGCACAGGTCCGCTACAGTGTCAAACAGGAGTGGCTCGAGACCTCCAAGG GGAACTACCTGATCATGCCATCAGGGAACCTGCAGATAGCCAACGCCACTCTGGACGATGAGGGGCCGTACAAGTGTGCTGCTTACAACCCTGTCACACAGGAAGTCAAGACCTCCACCTCCACTGACCGCCTGCGCATACGCC gttcaACATCAGAGGCGGCCCATATCATCTACCCCCCAGTGTCTCGCTCCATCATGGTCACTAAGGGACAGCGTCTGGTTCTGGAATGTGTGGCCAGCGGCATTCCCACCCCGCAGGTCACATGGGCCAAGGACGGCCAGGACCTGCGTTTCCATAACAACACGCGCTTTCTGCTCAGCAACCTGCTGATTGACTCAGCGGGCGAGGGCGACTCAGGGACATATGCGTGTCACGCTGACAACGGCATCGGATCGGAGAGCGCCGCTACAGTGCTGTATGACGTGCTGGTGTTCG agCCTCCCCAGGTGACCGTAGAGCTCCAGCAACAGGAGGTGATGTGGGGGGAGAACGCACGCTTCAGCTGCCAGGCCAGGGGTAAACCCACCCCCTCTGTCGTATGGCTCCACAACGCCCGCCCCCTGGCCACGTCGCCACGCCACCGCCTGTCTGCCCGCGTGCTGCGTGTCATCAACGTGGGCCCACAGGACGATGGCCTGTACCAGTGCATGGCTGAGAACGGCGTGGGCAGCTCGCAGGCCGCTGCCAGACTGGTCACCTTGCCAACCAGTAACCCGTCACGGTCAGGGAAGCTGACGTCCAGCCTGTGTCTCCTGAGCCCAGACAAGGTGCTGCGGGAGCAGGTCCCAGTGAAGCCCGGGGCCACGGGGAGCGTGCTGACCCTGGACTGCTCTGAGCTGACTGGGCAAATCTCTGTGGCAGAGGCCCCTGTCATCCTCAGCCAGCCCAGGACTGTCAAGGCCGACTTCTATGATCTGACCTGGAAACCTCGCCACGATGGCGGCTCTGCTGTGGTGGAGTACATCGTCAAGTACAGAAAG aTTGAGGACCCTCCAGGTGAGTGGACCAGCAGCTGTATATCTGGGTCTCTCCACAAGCTGACCCTGGCCAAGCTGCAGCCAGCCAGTCTGTACGAGGTGGAGATGTCTGCTAAGAACTGTGCTGGCCTGGGACAACCGGCCATGATGACcttcaggacaggcaaag GTCGTAGAGGTCCAGGGGGACAGAACGAGCCTCCTAAAACTCCTGCAGTACCATCACCTCGCCTCTCTC CTCCCGAGGCCCCTGATAAGCCCACCATCTCCATGGCGACAGAGACGTCTGCGTACGTAACGTGGATCCCGCGCGGTAACCGGGGTTTCCCCATCCAGTCATTCCGGGTGGAGTTTAAGAAGCTgaaagggaagggagggggggaATGGGAGGTGGCTGTCACTAATATCCCCCCCCAACGACTGTCTGTGGAGATCACTGGCCTGGAGAAAG GCATGTCCTATAAGTTCCGTGTGTTGGCAGTGAATGTGATTGGCGCCAGCCCCCCCAGTGTCCCCTCTAAGGCCTACACGGTGTTGGGTGGCGGCAGGCCCAACGAACGCCCTGTAGACGGACCCTACATCACTTATAATGAAGCCATCAACGAGACCACCATCATCCTCAAATGGACA TACACTGCCGTcaacaacacccccgtctacggTTTCTACATTTTCTACCGGCCGACAGACAGTGACAACGACAGTGACTATAAGAAGGACGTGGTGGAGGGGGACCGCTACTGGCACTCCATCAGTGACCTGCAGCCTGAGACGGCCTACGACATCAAGATGCAGAGCTTCAAcgaggggggagagagcgagtTTGGCAACGTGGTTATCTTAGAAACTAAAG ctcGTCTGAACCAGCGGCCCTCCCCGTCGGAGACGTCGTCCCAGAGACCAGAGCACTCCGGGGGGCCTGTGCCCCGCCCCAGCGACCTCCCCTACCTCATAGTGGGCGTGGTCCTGGGGGCCCTCGTGTTCATCATCGTAGCCTTCATCCCCTTCTGCCTGTGGAGAGCCTGGGCCAAAGAGA AGGAAATGTCAGACCTGTGTTTCCCAACTGTGGCGTCCCCCGTCTCCTCCTGCCAGTACACCATGGTGCCCCTGCAGGGCCTGGCACTGGTCGGGCATTGCCCCCTGGACCCCCACTTGCCCCCAACGCACGCCGTCTACCCACCCATCGGACTGTACACCTCCAACGGGAAACACCATCGACCCACACACTGCCTGTCAGGACTACATCAG GAGGATGTGCAGTATGATATGGAGTGTGGCACACTACTAGCACAGACCATGTCAAACGGACACGTCCCAGTCTACCACTACTCTAACAG tgAGCCTGAGCATCATGGGGACGGAGAAGAAGATCACTGCTTTCTGCCCGAAGACTCCACCCTCCAGCTACTCAACACCTCAGAACAGCCAATCAGCAGTCAGGACCTGACGGGGAACGCCCGTTTTTACAATGGGGACATCATAAAGGAGAATGCCATCAATCAAG acccaccctgctctccctctcctctatcactGGAGGAGGAGAACTCCAAGGCGACAACCTCAGCAGCTACAACGCCAGAATCCCAAGATGCACTTCTACTCCAGGAAGTGAACACCCTCCAGAGGGAAACACCGCTGGTAGAACAAGGGACGTCAGATTAA